One Helicobacter pylori NQ4053 genomic region harbors:
- the lgt gene encoding prolipoprotein diacylglyceryl transferase — translation MNAWNTIYERFNPIAFSLGGIDVHWYGLAYACAIVTAFYMALRMIQKDPKRFPIERKEFESYFLWAELGIVLGARIGYILIYEPNSGYYLTHFWQIFNPFDSHGNFVGIRGMSYHGGLVGFLIASYLYSRKDLKKLLIYLDLIAISLPLGYVFGRIGNFLNQELVGRVVPKDSHLGQIIGIMVDNQLRYPSQLIEAFLEGVIVFLMVMWAKKHTKTHGLLIVVYGLGYSLMRFIAEFYREPDSQMGVYFLNLSMGQILSLFMVIVSLGILLYATKNSKKIKENP, via the coding sequence ATGAACGCTTGGAATACGATTTATGAACGATTTAACCCCATCGCTTTTAGTCTTGGCGGTATTGATGTGCATTGGTATGGTTTGGCGTATGCGTGCGCGATTGTTACCGCTTTTTACATGGCGTTAAGAATGATCCAAAAAGACCCCAAGCGATTCCCCATTGAAAGGAAGGAATTTGAGAGTTATTTTCTATGGGCGGAGCTTGGCATTGTGCTAGGGGCAAGGATAGGATACATTCTTATTTATGAGCCTAATTCTGGCTATTATTTGACGCATTTTTGGCAAATCTTTAACCCTTTTGATAGCCATGGGAATTTTGTAGGCATTCGTGGGATGAGCTATCATGGGGGGTTGGTGGGGTTTTTGATCGCTTCGTATCTTTATAGCCGTAAGGATTTGAAAAAGCTTTTGATTTATTTGGATTTGATTGCGATCAGCCTGCCTTTAGGGTATGTTTTTGGGAGGATTGGGAATTTTTTAAACCAGGAGCTGGTGGGGAGGGTTGTCCCCAAAGACAGCCATTTAGGGCAAATCATAGGCATTATGGTGGATAATCAATTGCGTTATCCCAGCCAGTTGATTGAAGCGTTTTTAGAGGGGGTTATCGTGTTTTTAATGGTAATGTGGGCTAAAAAACACACCAAAACGCATGGGTTGCTCATTGTGGTTTATGGCTTGGGGTATTCCTTGATGCGCTTTATTGCAGAGTTTTACAGAGAGCCGGATAGCCAAATGGGGGTTTATTTTTTAAATTTGAGCATGGGGCAGATTTTAAGCTTATTTATGGTAATTGTTTCATTAGGGATTTTATTGTATGCTACAAAAAATTCTAAAAAAATAAAGGAAAATCCATGA
- the rlmH gene encoding 23S rRNA (pseudouridine(1915)-N(3))-methyltransferase RlmH: MRCVVYSIAKSSPLELVKIYQKQCRQFDCELELVDLFPKNTANAQKVSKELAQKSYSLAFEPYLNPKAKNIALHPKAQRGDSFAFSKMLENHLNINFFIAGAYGFEENFLKDCQAWSLSEMTFSHEVAKIVLCEQIYRALSIIFKHPYHK; the protein is encoded by the coding sequence ATGCGTTGCGTGGTGTATTCTATCGCTAAAAGTTCGCCCCTAGAGTTAGTGAAAATCTATCAAAAGCAATGCAGGCAGTTTGATTGCGAGTTGGAATTAGTGGATTTGTTCCCTAAAAATACCGCCAACGCTCAAAAAGTTTCTAAAGAACTCGCTCAAAAAAGCTACTCTCTAGCCTTTGAGCCGTATTTAAACCCTAAGGCAAAAAATATTGCTTTACACCCTAAAGCTCAAAGGGGCGATAGCTTTGCGTTTAGTAAAATGTTAGAAAATCATCTTAATATTAATTTTTTTATCGCTGGAGCGTATGGGTTTGAAGAAAATTTTTTAAAAGATTGTCAAGCTTGGAGTTTGAGCGAGATGACTTTTAGCCATGAAGTGGCTAAAATTGTCTTATGCGAGCAAATCTATAGGGCTTTAAGCATTATTTTTAAGCATCCATACCATAAATAG
- the glyQ gene encoding glycine--tRNA ligase subunit alpha produces the protein MQDFSSLLLKLQEYWKNQGCLVIQPYDIPAGAGTFHPATLLRSLDKKPWNVAYVAPSRRPTDGRYGENPNRLGSYYQFQVVIKPSPSNIQEMYLKSLEVLGINLNEHDIRFVEDNWESPTLGAWGLGWEVWLDGMEVTQFTYFQQVGGIPCDPIPVEITYGLERLAMYVQKVENILEIEWAKKNHDSVRYAQVHLESEYQFSKYHFEIASVTRLLEMFKNAQAEALHCLKNKLPLPAYDLVMLCSHFFNILDARKAISVAERQNYILQIRDLAKGCALLYKEQEEEREERLKNALTKA, from the coding sequence ATGCAAGATTTTTCAAGTTTATTATTAAAATTACAAGAGTATTGGAAGAATCAAGGCTGTTTGGTGATCCAGCCTTATGATATTCCTGCAGGAGCTGGGACATTCCATCCGGCCACGCTTTTAAGGAGTTTGGATAAAAAGCCGTGGAATGTGGCGTATGTCGCACCCTCTAGAAGGCCCACTGATGGGCGCTATGGGGAAAACCCTAACCGCTTGGGGAGTTATTACCAATTCCAAGTAGTCATCAAACCCAGCCCTTCTAATATCCAAGAAATGTATTTAAAAAGCTTGGAAGTGTTAGGGATAAACCTTAATGAGCATGATATACGATTTGTAGAAGACAATTGGGAGAGTCCGACTTTAGGGGCATGGGGGCTTGGCTGGGAAGTGTGGCTTGATGGCATGGAAGTTACGCAATTCACTTATTTCCAGCAAGTGGGGGGCATTCCTTGCGACCCTATCCCTGTGGAAATCACTTATGGCTTAGAAAGATTGGCGATGTATGTCCAAAAAGTGGAAAATATCCTAGAGATTGAATGGGCTAAAAAAAATCATGACAGCGTGCGTTACGCGCAAGTGCATTTAGAAAGCGAATACCAATTCAGCAAGTATCATTTTGAAATAGCGAGCGTAACAAGGCTGTTAGAAATGTTTAAAAACGCTCAAGCCGAAGCCTTGCATTGCTTAAAAAACAAACTCCCCTTACCGGCTTATGATTTGGTGATGCTATGCTCGCATTTTTTCAATATTTTAGACGCCAGAAAGGCGATTTCGGTGGCTGAAAGGCAAAATTATATTTTACAAATCAGGGATTTAGCCAAAGGGTGCGCGCTTCTTTATAAAGAGCAAGAAGAAGAAAGAGAAGAGCGCTTAAAAAACGCTTTAACAAAGGCTTAA
- a CDS encoding nicotinamide-nucleotide amidohydrolase family protein has protein sequence MKFKFLNMDNESGFILIEKELKRLKITAQVKEDCIELKGDNIKQAKVYLQTLFNSNIVELDDHQKSANALIERLKSLNLKIAVAESCSGGLLSHAFTSISGASAVFMGGVVCYSEEVKRELLKVNATTLKVFGVYSEECVKEMLLGVFLNFKVDLALAISGVAGPNGGNKANPVGTIYIGAQKLGSQAFIDRCFFEGNRESIQNKSVEHALNMLARML, from the coding sequence ATGAAATTTAAATTTTTGAATATGGATAATGAGAGCGGTTTTATTTTGATTGAAAAAGAATTGAAACGATTGAAAATCACCGCTCAAGTCAAAGAAGATTGCATTGAATTAAAAGGCGATAATATCAAACAAGCGAAAGTTTATCTTCAAACGCTTTTTAACTCCAATATCGTGGAATTAGACGATCATCAAAAAAGTGCAAACGCTTTAATAGAGCGCTTGAAATCTTTAAATTTAAAAATTGCGGTGGCTGAAAGCTGCTCTGGGGGGTTATTATCGCATGCATTCACTTCCATTAGCGGGGCTTCAGCGGTTTTTATGGGGGGTGTTGTGTGTTATAGTGAAGAGGTTAAGCGTGAATTATTGAAAGTCAATGCCACGACTTTAAAAGTCTTTGGGGTTTATAGCGAAGAATGCGTGAAAGAAATGCTACTAGGCGTGTTTTTAAATTTTAAAGTGGATTTAGCGCTAGCGATCAGTGGGGTGGCTGGCCCTAATGGGGGGAACAAGGCTAATCCTGTAGGCACGATTTACATTGGTGCACAAAAGTTAGGATCTCAAGCTTTCATTGATCGCTGTTTTTTTGAAGGCAATAGAGAAAGCATTCAAAATAAAAGCGTAGAGCATGCCTTAAACATGCTCGCTAGAATGCTATAA
- the waaA gene encoding lipid IV(A) 3-deoxy-D-manno-octulosonic acid transferase, translated as MFKFFYLLLLTLGHLLGVPFIFFWSFKEKYRHSLKARFFLKDNLLKSEPIFWFHACSYGEVKSLEPIIQALKESILISVTTNTGFELAAQTYQHSQHIEVRYLPFETLLFAWKKNLKRLKTLVVTEAELWFNVFDTAQKLGAKTMLINARISVRSYPKYQRFSFFYALLFKRIDLILAQSKDDQKRLLNLGAKKVVDFLNIKRFSKPVITSFYPKNPSTLNIVLASTHEGEEELGLKAFLELKKTFKNARLFIVPRHPERFKSVRNLLQDILKTTPFSLECFSSKGFVECDILLVDSLGELNNFYKIADIVILGGSFVKMGGHNPLEPAFFNACLITGEYIFNQVALFELIKPYKIVPKEDLLDALLDYKNLGVARFLENGHDLNELLAFIKH; from the coding sequence TTGTTTAAGTTTTTCTACCTTTTATTGTTAACTTTGGGGCATCTTCTTGGTGTGCCTTTCATCTTTTTTTGGAGTTTTAAGGAAAAATACCGCCATTCTTTGAAAGCCCGTTTTTTTCTCAAAGACAATCTTTTAAAAAGCGAGCCGATTTTTTGGTTTCATGCATGCTCTTATGGGGAGGTCAAATCCTTAGAGCCAATCATTCAAGCTTTAAAAGAGTCGATTTTAATCAGCGTTACCACTAATACCGGCTTTGAATTAGCCGCTCAAACTTACCAGCATTCTCAACACATAGAAGTGCGTTACCTGCCTTTTGAAACCCTATTATTTGCATGGAAAAAAAACTTAAAACGCTTAAAAACTTTGGTGGTTACAGAAGCGGAATTGTGGTTTAATGTGTTTGATACGGCTCAAAAATTGGGGGCAAAAACCATGCTCATTAACGCTAGGATCAGCGTTCGTTCTTACCCCAAGTACCAGCGTTTTTCTTTTTTTTATGCGCTTTTATTCAAACGCATTGATTTGATTTTAGCGCAAAGCAAGGACGATCAAAAGCGCTTGTTGAATCTAGGGGCAAAAAAAGTGGTGGATTTTTTGAATATCAAGCGTTTTTCAAAGCCTGTGATCACTTCGTTTTACCCTAAAAACCCAAGCACTTTAAACATTGTTTTAGCCAGCACGCATGAGGGCGAAGAGGAATTGGGGTTAAAAGCGTTTTTAGAATTGAAAAAGACTTTTAAAAACGCAAGGCTCTTTATCGTGCCGCGCCACCCGGAGCGTTTTAAAAGCGTGCGGAATTTGTTGCAAGATATTTTAAAAACGACGCCTTTTAGTTTGGAGTGTTTTTCTTCAAAGGGTTTTGTGGAATGCGATATTTTGTTAGTGGATAGCTTGGGGGAATTGAATAACTTCTACAAAATCGCAGACATTGTCATTTTAGGGGGTTCGTTTGTCAAAATGGGGGGGCATAACCCTTTAGAGCCGGCGTTTTTTAATGCGTGCCTAATCACAGGGGAGTATATTTTCAACCAAGTAGCGTTGTTTGAATTAATCAAGCCTTATAAAATCGTTCCAAAAGAGGATTTGTTAGACGCTCTTTTAGATTACAAAAATTTAGGCGTGGCACGTTTTTTAGAAAATGGGCATGATTTAAACGAATTGCTCGCCTTCATTAAACATTAA
- the recO gene encoding recombination protein RecO, protein MQGFLLQTQSIRDEDLIVRVLTKNQLKTLYRFYGKRHSVLNVGRKIDFEEENDDKFLPKLRNILHLGYIWEREMERLFFWQRFCTLLFKHLEGVHSLDSIYFDTLDDGASKLSKQHPLRVILEMYATLLNFEGRLQSYHSCFLCDKKLENSVALAQGFILAHPSCLKAKSLDLEKIQAFFHTQSTIDLELEEVEELWRTLNLGF, encoded by the coding sequence ATGCAAGGGTTTCTTTTACAAACACAAAGCATAAGAGATGAAGATTTGATTGTGCGCGTTTTAACCAAAAACCAGCTCAAAACCCTCTATCGTTTCTATGGCAAACGCCACAGCGTGCTGAATGTGGGGCGTAAAATTGATTTTGAAGAAGAAAACGATGATAAGTTTTTACCCAAATTAAGGAATATTTTGCATTTAGGCTATATTTGGGAAAGAGAAATGGAGCGCTTGTTTTTCTGGCAACGCTTTTGCACTCTTTTGTTCAAACATTTAGAGGGCGTGCATTCTTTGGATAGCATCTATTTTGACACTTTAGATGATGGGGCTAGCAAACTCTCCAAGCAGCACCCCTTAAGAGTGATTTTAGAAATGTATGCAACGCTTTTGAATTTTGAAGGGCGCTTGCAAAGTTATCATTCTTGTTTTTTATGCGATAAAAAATTAGAAAATTCTGTCGCTTTAGCGCAAGGGTTTATTTTAGCGCACCCCTCTTGTTTGAAAGCTAAAAGCCTGGATTTAGAAAAAATCCAAGCTTTTTTTCACACTCAAAGCACGATTGATTTAGAATTAGAAGAAGTGGAAGAATTATGGCGCACGCTGAATTTAGGGTTTTGA
- a CDS encoding zinc ribbon domain-containing protein, with translation MNTHLKQLIEISHLDKEIDSLEPLIREKRKDLDKALNDKEAKNKAILNLEEEKLVLKLQVSKNEQTLQDTNAKIASIQKKMSEIKSERELRSLNIEEDIAKERSNQANREIENLQNEIKHKSEKQEDLKKEMLELEKLALELESLVENEVKNIKETQQIIFKKKEELVEKTEPKIYSFYERIRRWAKNTSIVTIKKQACGGCFIRLNDKIYTEVLTSGDMITCPYCGRILYAEGAYENSAQPPKESQPKESQKESQESV, from the coding sequence ATGAACACCCACCTCAAACAATTGATTGAAATTTCGCATTTGGATAAAGAAATTGACTCCTTAGAGCCGTTGATCAGAGAAAAACGGAAAGACTTGGATAAGGCCTTGAATGATAAAGAAGCTAAAAATAAAGCGATTTTGAATTTAGAAGAGGAAAAATTAGTCCTAAAATTACAGGTTTCTAAAAACGAGCAAACCCTACAAGACACGAACGCTAAAATCGCCAGTATCCAAAAGAAAATGAGCGAGATCAAATCCGAAAGGGAATTGCGCTCTTTAAACATTGAAGAAGATATTGCTAAAGAACGATCCAACCAAGCCAACAGAGAAATTGAAAACCTGCAAAATGAAATCAAGCACAAAAGCGAAAAACAAGAGGATTTGAAAAAAGAAATGCTAGAGCTTGAAAAATTAGCACTGGAATTGGAAAGCTTAGTGGAAAACGAAGTCAAAAACATCAAAGAAACCCAGCAAATTATCTTTAAAAAGAAAGAAGAACTCGTGGAAAAAACCGAGCCTAAAATCTATAGCTTTTATGAAAGGATCAGAAGATGGGCGAAAAACACAAGCATTGTAACGATCAAAAAACAGGCTTGTGGGGGTTGTTTTATTAGACTGAATGATAAGATTTATACCGAAGTGCTAACGAGTGGGGATATGATCACTTGCCCGTATTGCGGGCGTATTTTATACGCTGAGGGCGCGTATGAAAACAGCGCTCAACCTCCAAAAGAAAGCCAACCAAAAGAAAGTCAAAAAGAAAGCCAAGAATCCGTCTGA
- a CDS encoding GTP cyclohydrolase I, whose amino-acid sequence MALVKEVLGVLNRLSPFELQELWDNSGLNVGSGNSEFSEIVACLEITPKIALNAPQNALIITHHPLIFKPLKTLNDEAYPGNILKILIQKNISVISMHTNFDKTHLNKHFASALLGFDGLMEKGLMLVKENANIEFDALVKKIKSSLGVGLLACVKSSPIIKDLAFVCGSGASMFSSLKAQSCLITGDVKYHDAMIAQSLGISLIDATHYYSERGFALIVAEILHSFNYLVTIENFKNPLQII is encoded by the coding sequence ATGGCGTTAGTCAAAGAAGTGTTGGGAGTTTTGAACCGCCTTTCGCCTTTTGAACTCCAAGAATTGTGGGATAATAGCGGGTTGAATGTGGGGAGTGGAAATAGCGAGTTTAGCGAGATTGTCGCATGCTTAGAAATCACGCCTAAAATCGCTCTAAACGCCCCACAAAACGCCCTAATCATCACGCACCACCCTTTAATTTTCAAGCCCTTAAAAACGCTTAATGATGAGGCTTATCCGGGGAATATTTTAAAAATCTTAATCCAAAAAAACATTTCAGTCATTAGCATGCACACGAATTTTGACAAAACGCATTTAAACAAGCATTTCGCTAGCGCGCTTTTAGGGTTTGATGGCTTGATGGAAAAAGGTCTTATGTTAGTGAAAGAAAACGCTAATATAGAATTTGATGCGTTGGTGAAAAAAATCAAATCTTCTTTAGGGGTGGGATTATTAGCGTGTGTCAAAAGTTCTCCAATCATTAAAGATTTAGCGTTTGTGTGCGGATCGGGAGCGTCCATGTTTTCTTCTTTAAAAGCGCAAAGCTGTTTGATTACAGGCGATGTGAAATACCATGACGCTATGATCGCTCAATCTTTAGGGATAAGCTTGATTGACGCCACGCATTATTATAGCGAAAGGGGTTTCGCACTCATTGTGGCTGAAATTTTGCATTCTTTTAATTATTTGGTTACAATAGAGAATTTTAAAAACCCCTTGCAAATCATTTAA
- the rdxA gene encoding oxygen-insensitive NAD(P)H-dependent oxidoreductase RdxA: MKFLDQEKRRQLLNERHSCKMFDSHYEFSSTELEEIAEIARLSPSSYNTQPWHFVMVTNKDLKKQIAAHSYFNEEMIKSASALMVVCSLKPSELLPHGHYMQNLYPESYKVRVIPSFAQMLGVRFNHSMQRLESYILEQCYIAVGQICMGVSLMGLDSCIIGGFDPLKVGEVLEERINKPKIACLIALGKRVAEASQKSRKSKVDAITWL, encoded by the coding sequence ATGAAATTTTTGGATCAAGAAAAAAGAAGACAATTACTGAACGAACGCCATTCTTGCAAGATGTTTGATAGCCATTATGAGTTTTCTAGCACAGAATTAGAAGAAATCGCTGAAATCGCCAGGCTATCGCCAAGCTCTTACAACACGCAGCCATGGCATTTTGTGATGGTTACTAATAAGGATTTAAAAAAACAAATTGCAGCGCACAGCTATTTTAATGAAGAAATGATTAAAAGCGCTTCAGCGTTAATGGTGGTATGCTCTTTAAAACCCAGCGAGTTGTTACCACACGGCCACTACATGCAAAACCTTTACCCGGAGTCTTATAAAGTCAGAGTGATCCCCTCTTTTGCTCAAATGCTTGGCGTGAGATTCAACCACAGCATGCAAAGATTAGAAAGCTATATTTTAGAGCAATGCTATATCGCTGTGGGGCAAATTTGCATGGGCGTGAGCTTAATGGGATTGGATAGTTGCATTATTGGAGGTTTTGATCCTTTAAAAGTGGGCGAAGTTTTAGAAGAGCGTATCAATAAGCCTAAAATCGCATGCTTGATCGCTTTGGGTAAGAGGGTGGCAGAAGCGAGCCAAAAATCAAGAAAATCAAAAGTTGATGCAATTACTTGGTTGTGA
- a CDS encoding RluA family pseudouridine synthase translates to MEKAYKILSVQENISHKKAKALIDLGLVSIGGKKLMVARKELPKNTCFSVQKVEKPSVIFEDENILALFKPPFIESYDLVSFFKGWVLLHRLDKETSGVILLVKENSEFHLKAKKAFKDRAVKKEYLALVQGIIEEEREINAPILTIKTTKAFSKISKKGQEAVTIITPLKIINKKTLLKVGIKTGRTHQIRVHLKHINHPIIGDTLYNNEPSSAKRLMLHAHKIALLGYEFEAIAPKEFEI, encoded by the coding sequence ATGGAAAAAGCTTATAAAATATTGAGCGTTCAAGAAAACATTTCGCATAAAAAAGCTAAAGCTTTGATCGATTTGGGGTTAGTGAGCATAGGGGGGAAGAAATTGATGGTCGCCAGAAAAGAATTGCCCAAAAACACGTGCTTTAGCGTCCAAAAGGTTGAAAAACCCAGCGTGATTTTTGAAGATGAAAACATTCTAGCTCTTTTTAAACCTCCTTTTATAGAGAGCTATGATTTAGTCTCTTTTTTCAAAGGTTGGGTTTTGTTGCACCGCTTGGATAAAGAAACAAGCGGGGTGATTTTATTGGTGAAAGAAAATTCAGAGTTCCATTTAAAAGCTAAAAAGGCTTTTAAAGACAGGGCGGTTAAAAAGGAGTATTTAGCTCTCGTTCAAGGCATCATAGAAGAAGAGCGAGAAATCAACGCCCCCATTCTTACGATTAAAACCACTAAAGCGTTTAGCAAGATCTCTAAAAAAGGGCAAGAAGCGGTTACAATCATCACGCCCTTAAAAATCATCAATAAAAAAACCCTTTTAAAAGTGGGGATCAAAACCGGAAGAACCCACCAAATCAGAGTCCATTTAAAGCACATCAACCACCCCATTATAGGCGATACGCTTTATAATAACGAGCCAAGTTCAGCCAAACGCTTGATGCTCCATGCGCATAAAATCGCGCTGCTAGGGTATGAATTTGAAGCGATCGCTCCTAAAGAATTTGAAATTTAA
- the accD gene encoding acetyl-CoA carboxylase, carboxyltransferase subunit beta encodes MGFADFFKNFKINKLRTAPSKEEQPSHWVKCPKCYALMYHKEVFGKYSVCLKCHYHFRMNATERIEFLCDVGSFEEFDKHLRPNDPLNFVDKESYKQRIKKYEKRTNRPSSVISGEAKINRMPLQIVVFDFSFMGGSLGSVEGEKIVRAINRAVAKREALLIVSASGGARMQESTYSLMQMAKTSAALNRLSEARLPFISLLSDPTYGGVSASFAFLGDLIIAEPGAMIGFAGPRVIKQTIGADLPEGFQTAEFLLEHGLIDMIVHRKDLKKTLSDLIAMMTHKTSKIF; translated from the coding sequence ATGGGATTTGCAGATTTCTTTAAAAATTTTAAGATCAATAAATTGCGGACAGCACCAAGTAAGGAAGAACAGCCAAGCCATTGGGTGAAATGCCCTAAATGTTATGCGTTAATGTATCATAAAGAAGTGTTTGGTAAATACAGCGTGTGTTTGAAATGCCATTACCATTTCCGCATGAATGCGACTGAAAGGATTGAATTTTTATGCGATGTGGGGAGTTTTGAAGAGTTTGACAAGCACTTACGGCCTAATGATCCTTTAAATTTCGTGGATAAAGAGAGTTATAAACAACGCATTAAAAAATACGAAAAAAGGACTAACCGCCCAAGCTCCGTGATCAGCGGTGAGGCTAAAATCAACCGCATGCCTTTGCAGATCGTGGTGTTTGATTTCAGCTTTATGGGGGGGAGTTTAGGCTCTGTGGAGGGCGAAAAGATCGTAAGAGCGATCAATCGCGCGGTCGCTAAAAGAGAAGCGTTATTGATTGTTTCAGCGAGTGGGGGGGCTAGGATGCAAGAATCCACTTATTCGCTCATGCAAATGGCTAAAACGAGTGCGGCTTTGAACCGATTGAGTGAGGCCAGACTCCCTTTCATTTCGCTCTTAAGCGATCCCACTTATGGGGGCGTTAGCGCGTCTTTTGCGTTTTTAGGGGATCTCATTATCGCAGAGCCTGGGGCGATGATAGGTTTTGCAGGGCCTAGGGTGATTAAACAAACCATAGGGGCGGATTTGCCTGAGGGCTTTCAAACGGCGGAATTTTTATTAGAGCATGGCTTGATTGATATGATTGTGCATAGGAAGGATTTGAAAAAAACTTTGAGCGATCTCATCGCTATGATGACGCATAAGACTTCAAAGATTTTTTAA
- a CDS encoding LapA family protein, translating into MRFYIIFTFLFIVGFGVFVYSIDPQAYAFNLGSYSFNLPIAVWLMGVLGMFAFFSWVFLFKHNLSHKIRLYHEKRDFDKLLKQILSQDTQKTFLKTKFKSDLAKNLSQILARYDLKADLNTPNSGCEKVDNLFKHYHNIENNTLEPKDHAKHSLAYEHAYFSKRLKAFIHNDLKNAFEVLTNAQIPLELRRYAFIEIAQKGSKKEVLKALNAMQDNLDKECVKSFLKAFFEKSLNTDTLKISELCKRVGYDKNDYLQLAQKAQKFLVPDQWFQFFEILSQEDDKAQKAFLFVLLELEMNDLAKEHLAVLSFEEYMLLNAYMDLKQEHKKAYKLEAFL; encoded by the coding sequence ATGCGTTTTTACATTATCTTTACATTTTTGTTCATTGTGGGTTTTGGCGTGTTTGTTTATAGTATTGATCCACAAGCTTACGCCTTCAATTTAGGGAGTTACAGCTTTAATCTTCCCATTGCGGTATGGCTTATGGGCGTTTTAGGCATGTTCGCTTTTTTTTCATGGGTTTTTTTATTCAAACACAATCTCAGCCACAAAATCCGCTTATACCACGAAAAAAGGGATTTTGACAAATTGCTCAAACAAATCCTATCCCAAGACACTCAAAAGACTTTTTTAAAAACGAAATTTAAAAGCGATCTCGCTAAAAACCTCTCTCAAATTTTAGCCCGCTATGATTTAAAGGCTGATTTAAACACGCCAAATAGCGGGTGCGAAAAAGTGGATAACCTTTTTAAGCATTACCACAATATAGAAAATAACACTCTTGAGCCTAAAGATCACGCTAAGCACTCTCTGGCCTATGAGCATGCTTATTTTTCTAAACGCTTGAAGGCTTTCATCCATAACGATTTGAAAAACGCCTTTGAAGTTTTAACAAACGCGCAAATCCCTTTGGAATTACGCCGCTACGCTTTTATAGAAATTGCCCAAAAAGGCAGCAAAAAAGAGGTTTTGAAGGCTTTGAATGCGATGCAAGATAACTTGGATAAAGAGTGCGTGAAATCTTTTTTAAAAGCCTTTTTTGAAAAATCTTTAAACACGGACACTTTAAAGATTTCAGAGCTTTGCAAAAGGGTGGGTTATGACAAGAACGATTATTTACAGCTCGCGCAAAAAGCGCAAAAATTTCTTGTCCCTGATCAATGGTTCCAATTTTTTGAGATTTTAAGCCAAGAAGACGATAAGGCGCAAAAAGCCTTTCTATTCGTGTTGTTAGAATTAGAAATGAACGATCTCGCTAAGGAGCATCTAGCGGTTTTATCCTTTGAAGAATACATGCTTTTAAACGCTTACATGGATTTGAAACAAGAGCATAAAAAAGCTTATAAGTTAGAAGCGTTTTTGTAG
- a CDS encoding NAD(P)H-dependent glycerol-3-phosphate dehydrogenase: MEIAVFGGGAWGRALAFAFGEKNEVKIISRRDLNEPLKKLNDALISKGSAPIEQVDLQRGLKAALYVIAISVQHLREWFQNASLPKNAKVLIASKGIEVLNKAFVSEIAKDFIDPNALCFLAGPSFAAEIIQGLPCALVIHSNNQALALEFANKTPSFIRAYAQQDIIGGEIAGAYKNVIAIAGGVCDGLKLGNSAKASLLSRGLVEMQRFGAFFGGKTETFLGLSGAGDLFLTANSILSRNYRVGLGLAQNKPLEVVLEELGEVAEGVKTTNAIVEIARKYGIYTPIASELALLLKGKSVLESMNDLIRRA; this comes from the coding sequence ATGGAAATTGCAGTATTTGGTGGCGGGGCGTGGGGGAGGGCTTTAGCCTTTGCTTTTGGAGAAAAGAATGAAGTCAAAATCATTTCAAGGCGGGATTTAAACGAGCCGCTAAAAAAGCTCAATGACGCTTTGATTTCTAAAGGTTCTGCCCCCATAGAGCAAGTGGATTTACAAAGAGGCTTAAAAGCAGCGCTCTATGTCATCGCTATTAGCGTGCAGCACTTAAGGGAATGGTTTCAAAACGCTTCTTTACCCAAAAACGCTAAGGTTTTAATCGCTTCTAAAGGGATAGAGGTTTTAAATAAGGCGTTTGTGAGCGAGATCGCAAAGGATTTTATCGATCCTAACGCTTTGTGTTTTTTAGCCGGCCCAAGTTTTGCGGCTGAAATCATTCAAGGTCTGCCTTGCGCGCTAGTCATTCACTCTAATAACCAAGCTTTAGCGCTAGAATTCGCCAATAAAACCCCCTCTTTTATCAGAGCCTACGCCCAACAAGACATCATAGGGGGTGAAATCGCTGGCGCGTATAAAAATGTGATAGCCATTGCGGGGGGGGTTTGTGATGGCTTGAAATTAGGCAATAGTGCTAAAGCGAGTTTATTATCTCGTGGTTTAGTGGAAATGCAACGCTTTGGGGCGTTCTTTGGGGGCAAGACAGAGACTTTTTTAGGGCTTTCTGGGGCTGGGGATTTGTTTTTAACCGCTAATTCTATTTTATCTAGGAATTATCGTGTGGGTTTGGGACTAGCCCAAAACAAGCCTTTAGAGGTGGTTTTAGAAGAATTAGGCGAAGTGGCTGAAGGGGTGAAAACGACTAACGCCATTGTGGAAATCGCTAGAAAATACGGCATTTATACGCCCATTGCGAGCGAATTAGCCTTGCTTTTAAAGGGTAAGAGTGTGCTAGAGAGCATGAACGATTTGATCAGACGCGCTTGA